The following proteins are encoded in a genomic region of Streptomyces sp. SLBN-31:
- a CDS encoding sigma-70 family RNA polymerase sigma factor has product MKEAVHIGRNPAHEPDLQELVRRVALGDEEAFAAVYDAVASGVLGVVRAVVRDRAQSEEVAQEVLVEVWRTAPRFRSDRGTAMNWILTLAHRRAVDRVRSVEAAAARDHKASLLERVPEYDEVVEHVEARLEREQVRRCLRTLTEIQHQAVTLAYYRGLTYREVSEALALPLGTVKTRLRDGLIRLRDCLGVTA; this is encoded by the coding sequence GTGAAGGAAGCGGTACATATCGGCAGGAATCCTGCACATGAGCCAGATCTGCAGGAACTGGTCCGCCGTGTGGCCCTGGGCGACGAGGAGGCGTTCGCCGCCGTCTACGACGCCGTCGCGAGCGGGGTGCTGGGAGTCGTCCGGGCCGTCGTACGGGACCGGGCGCAGTCGGAGGAAGTGGCTCAGGAGGTGCTGGTGGAGGTGTGGCGGACGGCTCCGCGCTTCCGGTCCGACCGGGGCACGGCCATGAACTGGATCCTCACGCTGGCGCACCGCCGGGCCGTGGACCGGGTGCGCTCGGTGGAGGCCGCGGCCGCCCGGGACCACAAGGCGTCCCTGCTGGAGCGGGTGCCCGAGTACGACGAGGTGGTCGAGCACGTCGAGGCCCGGCTGGAGCGGGAGCAGGTGCGGCGCTGTCTGCGCACGCTGACCGAGATCCAGCACCAGGCCGTCACCCTCGCCTACTACCGGGGGCTGACCTACCGGGAGGTGTCGGAGGCGCTGGCACTTCCGCTCGGCACCGTCAAGACGCGCCTGCGCGACGGACTCATCCGGCTGCGCGACTGTCTGGGAGTGACCGCATGA
- a CDS encoding anti-sigma factor domain-containing protein, with translation MTTADLHRLTGAYALHALSDEESAAFERHLAGCEACAQETAELRATAARLGLATAATPAPGMREHVLRRIGTVRQDGPGEPARSALTRTEPRGRTVSRWALAACLAAVTALGGTTVWQHQRAEDAQDRARRATRATDDIAAVLTAPDARTRAAELAGGATGTIVVSRSRDRAVFAVSGMAAPPSGKVYQLWFDDDGTMRSAGLMDSHHAEQTLLLRGAVDGASGIGITVEPGGGSKHPTSAPVALLSFPS, from the coding sequence ATGACCACCGCCGACCTGCACCGGCTGACGGGCGCCTACGCCCTGCACGCCCTCTCCGACGAGGAGAGCGCCGCGTTCGAACGGCATCTCGCGGGCTGCGAGGCGTGCGCGCAGGAGACGGCCGAACTGCGCGCCACCGCCGCCCGCCTGGGACTCGCCACCGCCGCGACGCCCGCTCCCGGGATGCGCGAGCACGTGCTGCGGCGCATCGGCACCGTCCGCCAGGACGGCCCCGGCGAACCGGCCCGGTCCGCCCTCACCCGCACCGAGCCGCGCGGCCGGACGGTGTCGCGCTGGGCGCTGGCGGCCTGCCTCGCGGCCGTCACGGCACTGGGCGGCACCACCGTCTGGCAGCACCAGCGGGCCGAGGACGCCCAGGACCGGGCGCGCCGTGCCACGCGGGCGACGGACGACATCGCCGCCGTACTGACCGCGCCGGACGCCAGGACCAGGGCCGCCGAACTGGCCGGCGGCGCCACCGGGACCATCGTGGTCTCCCGCAGCCGGGACCGGGCCGTCTTCGCCGTCTCCGGGATGGCCGCGCCGCCCAGCGGCAAGGTCTACCAGCTGTGGTTCGACGACGACGGCACGATGCGGTCGGCCGGCCTCATGGACTCCCACCACGCCGAGCAGACCCTCCTCCTGCGGGGCGCCGTCGACGGGGCGTCGGGCATCGGCATCACCGTCGAACCCGGCGGCGGCTCGAAGCACCCCACTTCCGCGCCGGTCGCGCTGCTGTCCTTCCCGAGCTGA